A stretch of the Panthera uncia isolate 11264 chromosome D1, Puncia_PCG_1.0, whole genome shotgun sequence genome encodes the following:
- the LOC125913719 gene encoding olfactory receptor 56A3-like — MTSHQNGTISSEVSDFLLNCFVRSHTWQLWLSLPLSLLLFLAMVANSVLLITIWVEASLHEPMYYLLSILSLLDIILSLTVIPKVLAIIWFDLKSISFYACFLQMFIMNGFFAMESCTFMVMAYDRYVAICHPLRYPSIITDQFVVKAAVFILARSSIVTMPIPILSCRLHYCGRKVIENCICTNMSVSRLSCDDVTINRLYQFAGGWTLLGSDLILIFLSYTLILRAVLRLKTEGAVAKALSTCGSHFILILFFSTILLVFVLTLVVKKKVSPDVPILLNILHHVIFSALNPIVYGVQTQEIKQGIQRLLKKGC; from the coding sequence ATGACATCACACCAAAATGGCACCATCTCCTCTGAGGTTTCAGACTTCCTCCTGAATTGTTTTGTCAGGTCCCACACCTGGCAGCTCTGGTTGTCCCTGCCActcagtctcctcctcttcctggccaTGGTGGCCAATAGTGTTCTCCTGATCACCATATGGGTGGAAGCCTCTCTGCATGAGCCCATGTACTATCTACTCAGCATCCTCTCCCTGCTGGACATCATACTCAGTCTCACTGTCATTCCCAAGGTCCTAGCTATCATCTGGTTTGACCTCAAGTCCATCAGTTTCTATGCCTGCTTCCTCCAGATGTTCATCATGAATGGCTTCTTTGCCATGGAGTCCTGTACATTCATGGTCATGGCCTATGACCGTTATGTGGCTATCTGTCACCCACTGAGGTACCCATCCATCATCACTGACCAATTTGTAGTCAAGGCTGCTGTCTTTATTTTGGCCAGGAGTAGTATTGTTACAATGCCTATCCCCATTCTCTCATGCCGACTCCATTATTGTGGGAGAAAGGTCATTGAGAACTGCATCTGCACCAATATGTCTGTCTCCAGGCTCTCCTGTGATGATGTCACCATCAATCGCCTCTACCAGTTTGCTGGAGGCTGGACACTGCTAGGATCTGACCTCATCCTCATCTTCCTCTCCTACACCCTCATACTGCGAGCTGTGCTGAGACTCAAGACAGAGGGTGCTGTGGCCAAGGCCCTGAGCACATGTGGCTCCCACTTCATCCTTATCCTCTTCTTCAGCACCATCCTTCTGGTCTTCGTGCTCACTCTTGTGGTGAAGAAGAAAGTCTCCCCTGATGTGCCAATCTTGCTCAACATCCTCCACCATGTTATCTTCTCAGCCCTCAACCCCATTGTGTATGGGGTGCAAACCCAGGAGATCAAGCAAGGAATCCAGAGATTATTAAAGAAAGGGTGCTAA